The following are from one region of the Quercus robur chromosome 1, dhQueRobu3.1, whole genome shotgun sequence genome:
- the LOC126714232 gene encoding cell number regulator 2-like, with the protein MDYPSIMNESEKGSSVSVPSAPPQPPNPSSEIDHSNHWTATGVPVHMTNQPNPPPRPAANPDLKSHPESPVPWSTGLFNCCDDVNSCCLTCWCPCITFGRIAEIVDRGSTSCGVSGALYTLILFVTGCSCLYSCFYRSKLRGQYFLEESPCTDCCIHCCCEECALCQEYRELKKHGFDMSIGWHGNIERQKREAKKPPAVQGAMTR; encoded by the exons ATGGATTATCCTTCAATTATGAATGAGTCTGAGAAGGGGTCATCGGTTTCTGTACCATCAGCACCCCCTCAACCGCCAAATCCTTCTTCAGAGATCGACCACTCCAATCATTGGACAGCCACTGGAGTTCCAGTCCATATGACAAACCAACCAAACCCTCCTCCAAGACCTGCTGCCAACCCTGACTTGAAATCTCATCCTGAATCTCCGGTACCTTGGTCCACTGGACTCTTCAATTGTTGCGATGATGTTAACAGTT GTTGCTTAACTTGCTGGTGTCCATGTATTACATTTGGGCGAATTGCAGAAATTGTTGATAGAGGATCGACTT CATGTGGAGTGAGCGGAGCACTTTACACGTTAATATTGTTCGTGACTGGTTGTTCGTGTTTGTACTCATGCTTTTACCGATCCAAATTGAGAGGACAGTATTTTTTGGAGGAGAGCCCATGCACAGATTGCTGTATCCATTGTTGTTGCGAGGAATGTGCTTTGTGTCAAGAGTATAGAGAGCTCAAGAAACATGGCTTTGACATGTCCATAG GGTGGCATGGGAACATAGAAAGGCAGAAACGAGAAGCTAAAAAGCCTCCAGCAGTGCAAGGGGCCATGACGCGGTGA